From one Solanum stenotomum isolate F172 chromosome 12, ASM1918654v1, whole genome shotgun sequence genomic stretch:
- the LOC125846466 gene encoding uncharacterized protein LOC125846466 isoform X3, whose protein sequence is MVTLASSSLCNSSSSLIHSSKTSLPNFITFSSSSYYKKRGKSLASRSLGIVAATEGSVNKSSGKDEEKQEDPSVPTWAKPGTDEPPPWARNEAQKDSSSFQVPFIVYLLASAVTAIAAIGSIFEYTNQKPVFGVLGSDSVFYAPLLGFFVFTGIPTSSTSFELFNSLGR, encoded by the exons ATGGTGACATTAGCTTCTTCATCTCTCTGCAATTCCTCTTCTTCACTTATCCATTCCTCAAAAACATCTCTACCCAATTTCATTACATTCTCTTCCTCAAGTTATTACAAGAAAAGGGGAAAATCGCTTGCAAGTCGTAGCCTTGGAATTGTAGCTGCTACTGAAGGCTCTGTTAACAAATCCAgtggaaaagatgaagaaaaacaagaagacCCATCAGTTCCTACATGGGCTAAACCCGGTACGGATGAGCCTCCACCATGGGCAAGAAATGAAGCACAGAAAGATTCTTCAAGCTTTCAAGTTCCATTCATTGTTTATTTGCTTGCTTCTGCTGTCACAGCAATTGCAGCG ATTGGTTCTATTTTCGAGTACACGAATCAGAAACCTGTGTTTGGAGTTTTGGGTTCAGATAGTGTTTTTTATGCTCCGTTGCTTGGGTTCTTTGTTTTCACTGGCATTCCCACTTCT TCTACTTCCTTTGAGCTTTTCAACTCTCTGGGGCGGTGA
- the LOC125846467 gene encoding uncharacterized protein LOC125846467 yields MKQLDSKDLASSLPVLPRLDRLDFLLQVLEEKHGMSPKNEKGEEEEDSEYCRSTLSLSTALEEVHHKGTLVDRLTALENRVFKLSLEMEEGKTSRSSSSKSRNHDNEDEKANLKHKQLQEEASTVSLSSEKSDKVVGNAKMTKKKWRLGSWLRLGCN; encoded by the exons ATGAAGCAGCTAGATAGTAAAGACTTAGCTTCTTCCTTACCTGTTCTTCCAAGATTAGATCGCCTCGATTTCCTG CTGCAGGTTCTGGAAGAGAAACATGGGATGTCACCAAAAAatgagaaaggagaagaagaagaagactcaGAGTACTGCAGGAGTACTCTGAGTCTATCTACTGCACTTGAAGAAGTTCATCACAAAGGCACTCTTGTTGATCGACTCACTGCACTCGAGAATCGAGTTTTTAAG CTGAGCTTAGAAATGGAAGAAGGGAAAACATCAAGGTCGAGTTCATCCAAGTCAAGAAATCATGACAACGAAGACGAAAAGGCCAATCTCAAACATAAACAACTCCAG GAAGAAGCGTCGACAGTATCTTTAAGTAGTGAGAAATCAGATAAAGTTGTTGGTAATGCTaaaatgacaaagaaaaaaTGGCGCCTTGGCAGCTGGCTTCGATTGGGatgtaattaa
- the LOC125846466 gene encoding vacuolar iron transporter homolog 1 isoform X1 has translation MDSPKSTETCGKKDSHGTAQEEKTIEKLARAQWLRAAILGANDGLLSTTSLMLGVGAAKDQDQRSMVLSGIAGALAGACSMAVGEFVSVSTQRDIAKSIAYELKGSSPTTIAETKQGEVPHDMVFHSILATSTQGGKLLFESPVRIQSNSLTPSRSPLTKVMEFDARRTMMEESKQDNDIKLEPLPSPLKAAAASSLAFLFGAFVPMMPALLVSENRIRIFLMVLVASLALCLFGGIGAYLGGSSVKISAMRVLLGGWISMALSYGLLKPFDHDD, from the coding sequence ATGGACTCTCCCAAGTCAACAGAGACCTGTGGTAAGAAAGATTCTCATGGAACTGCCCAGGAAGAGAAAACTATAGAGAAACTAGCCCGAGCTCAGTGGCTTCGAGCAGCTATCCTTGGAGCAAACGATGGATTGCTTTCCACCACATCCTTGATGCTCGGTGTGGGTGCAGCTAAAGATCAAGATCAACGGTCTATGGTTCTTTCTGGAATAGCTGGAGCTCTTGCAGGTGCCTGTAGCATGGCTGTTGGAGAGTTTGTCTCTGTTTCAACTCAACGAGACATAGCAAAGTCCATTGCGTATGAGTTAAAAGGAAGCAGTCCAACTACTATTGCAGAAACCAAGCAAGGTGAAGTTCCTCATGACATGGTCTTTCACAGTATATTAGCCACTTCAACACAAGGCGGAAAACTTCTATTTGAATCACCTGTACGTATACAGTCCAATTCTTTGACACCTTCAAGATCTCCACTGACAAAAGTTATGGAATTTGATGCAAGAAGAACCATGATGGAGGAATCAAAACAGGACAATGACATAAAGTTAGAGCCACTGCCTAGTCCATTGAAGGCTGCAGCAGCGTCGTCTCTGGCTTTTCTCTTTGGAGCCTTTGTTCCTATGATGCCAGCTCTATTGGTGAGTGAAAACAGAATCAGGATTTTTTTGATGGTGCTTGTAGCATCATTAGCTCTGTGTTTATTTGGGGGAATTGGAGCTTATCTTGGTGGTTCATCAGTGAAAATATCTGCTATGAGAGTTTTACTTGGAGGGTGGATTTCAATGGCTCTCTCATATGGTTTACTTAAGCCCTTTGATCATGATGATTAG
- the LOC125846466 gene encoding uncharacterized protein LOC125846466 isoform X2 produces the protein MVTLASSSLCNSSSSLIHSSKTSLPNFITFSSSSYYKKRGKSLASRSLGIVAATEGSVNKSSGKDEEKQEDPSVPTWAKPGTDEPPPWARNEAQKDSSSFQVPFIVYLLASAVTAIAAIGSIFEYTNQKPVFGVLGSDSVFYAPLLGFFVFTGIPTSAFLWFKSVQVANKEAEEQDRRDGYM, from the exons ATGGTGACATTAGCTTCTTCATCTCTCTGCAATTCCTCTTCTTCACTTATCCATTCCTCAAAAACATCTCTACCCAATTTCATTACATTCTCTTCCTCAAGTTATTACAAGAAAAGGGGAAAATCGCTTGCAAGTCGTAGCCTTGGAATTGTAGCTGCTACTGAAGGCTCTGTTAACAAATCCAgtggaaaagatgaagaaaaacaagaagacCCATCAGTTCCTACATGGGCTAAACCCGGTACGGATGAGCCTCCACCATGGGCAAGAAATGAAGCACAGAAAGATTCTTCAAGCTTTCAAGTTCCATTCATTGTTTATTTGCTTGCTTCTGCTGTCACAGCAATTGCAGCG ATTGGTTCTATTTTCGAGTACACGAATCAGAAACCTGTGTTTGGAGTTTTGGGTTCAGATAGTGTTTTTTATGCTCCGTTGCTTGGGTTCTTTGTTTTCACTGGCATTCCCACTTCT GCATTCCTTTGGTTCAAATCAGTACAAGTCGCTAACAAGGAGGCAGAGGAACAAGACCGCAGGGATGGATATATGTAA